Proteins found in one Tsukamurella paurometabola DSM 20162 genomic segment:
- a CDS encoding MFS transporter, with amino-acid sequence MSSSHNRSRRAGLAAFVGTTIEWYDFYVYATAAALVFGPLFFPSDNAVAETAAAFATFAIAFVVRPVGAILFGHIGDRLGRRRSLVLTLLLMGVSTVLVGVLPTHAQVGIWAPIMLIALRAMQGLAVGGEWGGAVLMSVEHAPAKSKTFYGGFTQLGNPAGALLASGIFALMSRLGDDFILNGGWRIPFLLSIVLIAVGFWVRYRVEESPVFEAEVQGKQQELPLRSALRSNRLAIVLGIGILPISTGGYYLATTFATSYATGETIRMSERVILDAMTVASLVEFLVTLPVAWLGDKWGRKNVMYIGLAASVLTFAPFLLILPGHVEPLVFLLASLVRVALSATYAPLAAIMSQLFPPGARYTSVALTYGLGAAIWAGFSPWFATMLLGWTGSIWSVIAMFTVMAAIATVCTYFAPQYVDAEPDSAPDGTVSERTAA; translated from the coding sequence ATGTCCAGCAGTCACAACCGGTCCCGCCGTGCGGGGCTCGCCGCGTTCGTCGGCACCACGATCGAGTGGTACGACTTCTACGTCTACGCCACCGCCGCCGCACTGGTCTTCGGTCCGCTGTTCTTCCCGAGTGACAATGCGGTCGCGGAGACGGCGGCGGCGTTCGCGACCTTCGCCATCGCCTTCGTGGTCCGGCCGGTCGGCGCGATCCTGTTCGGCCACATCGGTGATCGGCTCGGACGACGACGCTCGCTCGTGCTGACTCTCCTGCTGATGGGCGTCTCGACGGTGCTCGTGGGCGTGCTGCCCACCCACGCCCAGGTGGGAATCTGGGCACCGATCATGCTCATCGCGCTGCGGGCGATGCAGGGCCTGGCCGTGGGAGGTGAGTGGGGTGGCGCGGTGCTGATGAGTGTCGAGCATGCACCGGCGAAGTCCAAGACCTTCTACGGGGGCTTCACTCAGCTGGGGAATCCCGCAGGCGCGCTTCTCGCCTCGGGAATCTTCGCGCTGATGTCGCGCCTCGGTGACGACTTCATCCTCAATGGTGGGTGGCGCATCCCGTTCTTGCTGTCGATCGTCCTGATCGCGGTCGGCTTCTGGGTCCGGTACCGCGTCGAGGAATCGCCGGTCTTCGAGGCCGAAGTGCAGGGCAAGCAGCAGGAGCTGCCACTGCGGTCCGCGCTGCGCTCGAATCGTCTCGCCATCGTGCTGGGCATCGGCATCCTGCCGATCTCCACCGGCGGCTACTACCTGGCAACAACTTTCGCCACGTCCTATGCCACGGGCGAGACGATCCGGATGTCCGAACGGGTCATCCTCGACGCCATGACGGTGGCGTCCCTCGTGGAATTCTTGGTGACCCTGCCGGTGGCCTGGCTGGGCGACAAATGGGGTCGCAAGAACGTGATGTACATCGGCTTGGCGGCATCGGTGCTCACCTTCGCGCCGTTCCTGTTGATCCTGCCGGGGCACGTCGAACCCCTGGTCTTCCTGCTGGCTTCACTCGTCCGCGTGGCGCTCAGCGCCACCTACGCACCGCTCGCCGCGATCATGTCCCAGCTGTTTCCGCCTGGGGCGCGCTACACCTCGGTCGCCCTCACCTACGGGCTGGGAGCGGCCATCTGGGCGGGATTCTCGCCCTGGTTCGCGACCATGCTGCTCGGCTGGACGGGATCGATCTGGTCGGTGATCGCCATGTTCACCGTGATGGCGGCCATTGCGACGGTCTGCACGTACTTCGCACCCCAATATGTTGATGCCGAGCCGGATTCCGCACCCGACGGGACCGTCTCCGAGAGGACCGCCGCATGA
- a CDS encoding Lrp/AsnC family transcriptional regulator, translating into MDIDDELVHALQENGRISVQDLSRRFGVSRATVAARLQTLFESGAVRVVAAVDPGFLGQHVIAHLMISADGPVGPIAEALAEYEQAVLVSAVGGAPDLIAEIRVGSHTELHDMVRTIRAIPTVTAVQTHVYASVIKGFLVSGHQGETAIDDIDVAIIEQLQRDGRTSFRALGDRVRLSPSSVSARVRRLIDHRVIRISTVEARSVTQRQLPLGIGIVLRDDDDAVVEYLTQRRGVDFAARVTGRFDVLATLLERSSAALLQIVEDLRSMAGVGHVEAWVHLSIVKEDYSRAIGRTG; encoded by the coding sequence ATGGATATCGACGATGAGCTCGTCCACGCCCTGCAGGAGAACGGCCGGATCAGCGTGCAGGATCTGTCCCGGCGGTTCGGGGTGTCGCGGGCGACGGTCGCCGCCCGACTACAGACGCTGTTCGAGTCCGGCGCCGTGCGCGTGGTGGCCGCCGTCGATCCCGGCTTCCTCGGCCAGCATGTGATCGCCCACCTGATGATCAGCGCCGACGGACCGGTGGGGCCGATCGCCGAAGCCCTGGCCGAATACGAACAAGCGGTACTGGTCTCCGCGGTCGGGGGCGCGCCGGACCTGATCGCCGAGATCCGGGTGGGCTCGCACACCGAGTTGCACGATATGGTCCGCACCATCCGCGCGATCCCCACCGTGACCGCGGTGCAGACCCACGTCTACGCCTCGGTGATCAAAGGATTCCTCGTCTCAGGCCATCAGGGCGAGACCGCGATCGACGACATCGATGTCGCGATCATCGAGCAATTGCAGCGCGACGGCCGGACCAGCTTCCGGGCGCTCGGCGACCGCGTGCGCCTGTCGCCGTCGTCGGTGTCCGCGCGCGTCCGGCGACTGATCGATCACCGGGTGATCCGCATCAGCACCGTCGAGGCGCGCAGCGTCACGCAGCGGCAGCTTCCGCTCGGTATCGGAATCGTGTTGCGCGACGACGACGATGCGGTCGTCGAGTACCTGACCCAGCGCCGGGGCGTCGACTTCGCGGCCCGGGTGACGGGGCGATTCGATGTCCTCGCAACCCTGCTGGAACGCAGCAGCGCGGCGCTGCTGCAGATCGTCGAGGACCTACGGTCGATGGCGGGCGTCGGACACGTCGAGGCGTGGGTGCACCTGTCGATCGTCAAGGAGGACTATTCGCGGGCGATCGGCCGCACGGGCTGA
- a CDS encoding DNA polymerase domain-containing protein yields the protein MAKAPAAEVIVPGGDGADRAVRVSSPDRIIYPATDLTSAVSKLQVAQYFAAVGGPLLAAIGDRPTALERWPGGVHPGGRLAQGPQDKDADGFYQKRMMKGAPPYAQTVRIAFPSGRPADELCPSEIAIPVWCAQMGTITFHPWPVRSADVDRPDELRIDLDPQPGTDFGDVVRVAAIARQLFADLGMRAFCKTSGNRGVHVFVRIEPRWEFTDVRHAAIAFGRELEKRDDGVTTAWWKEERGERIFVDYNQNCRDRTIASAWSLRAVQGATVSTPLTWEELAEVTDPRMFNLFTVPERLADGNPWAEMDEVAHDLTPLLQKWEEHPVELNFPPDYPKMPGEPPRVQPSKKVAEHWDADGNRIDQ from the coding sequence GGAGCCGACCGGGCGGTTCGGGTTTCGAGCCCCGACCGGATCATCTACCCCGCCACCGATCTCACCTCCGCGGTCTCCAAACTCCAGGTGGCGCAGTACTTCGCTGCCGTCGGTGGGCCGCTTCTCGCCGCGATCGGCGACCGCCCCACGGCGCTCGAACGGTGGCCCGGCGGTGTGCACCCCGGCGGCCGGCTGGCTCAGGGCCCGCAGGACAAGGACGCCGACGGCTTCTATCAGAAGCGGATGATGAAGGGCGCCCCGCCGTACGCGCAGACGGTGCGCATCGCCTTCCCGTCCGGTCGTCCGGCGGACGAGCTGTGCCCGTCGGAGATCGCCATCCCGGTCTGGTGTGCCCAGATGGGCACCATCACCTTCCATCCCTGGCCCGTGCGCAGCGCCGATGTGGACCGTCCCGACGAGCTCCGGATCGACCTGGATCCCCAGCCCGGCACCGATTTCGGTGATGTCGTGCGTGTGGCGGCCATCGCGAGGCAGCTGTTCGCCGACCTCGGAATGCGCGCCTTCTGCAAGACCTCCGGCAATCGCGGCGTGCACGTCTTCGTCCGCATCGAACCCCGCTGGGAGTTCACCGACGTCCGGCACGCGGCCATCGCCTTCGGGCGCGAGTTGGAGAAGCGCGACGACGGCGTGACCACCGCCTGGTGGAAGGAGGAACGGGGCGAGCGGATCTTCGTGGACTACAACCAGAACTGCCGCGACCGCACCATCGCCTCGGCCTGGTCGTTGCGCGCCGTGCAGGGAGCCACCGTCTCCACCCCGCTCACCTGGGAAGAGCTGGCCGAGGTCACCGATCCGCGGATGTTCAACCTGTTCACCGTGCCCGAACGGCTGGCCGACGGGAATCCGTGGGCGGAGATGGACGAGGTGGCGCACGACCTCACGCCGCTGCTGCAGAAGTGGGAGGAACACCCCGTGGAGCTGAACTTCCCACCTGATTACCCGAAGATGCCGGGGGAGCCGCCGCGGGTACAGCCCAGCAAGAAGGTGGCCGAGCACTGGGATGCCGACGGCAACCGCATCGACCAGTAG